One genomic window of Methanosalsum zhilinae DSM 4017 includes the following:
- a CDS encoding MBL fold metallo-hydrolase has protein sequence MKVTLLGTGDAIGTPVVGCNCPACIDGKNGGRSRRYRFSVMVESQGGKRVLIDTGPDLKWQMLENDFSHVDGVIWTHGHYDHYAGFVEFHRIQRKVDVYGLTQTLDYILDYLYFLKPVRHDVSMYESFYIGDLEFTLFEVNHPPMKNVAGVMICEGTRKVVITGDTCKDIPHRSMSLIRNADLLIADAIVPSGFNVTKHMNSQQALRFAQDTGAKDVVLIHLSHYFRPHDEEAENLPLGYDGMEIEVL, from the coding sequence ATGAAGGTCACATTGCTGGGAACAGGCGATGCAATAGGAACTCCTGTGGTGGGATGTAATTGCCCTGCATGCATAGACGGGAAAAACGGCGGAAGAAGCCGAAGGTATCGCTTTTCTGTTATGGTCGAATCACAGGGGGGCAAAAGGGTACTTATCGATACAGGCCCTGATCTGAAATGGCAGATGCTGGAAAATGATTTCAGCCATGTGGATGGCGTGATATGGACACATGGACATTATGATCACTATGCAGGATTTGTTGAATTTCACCGGATACAGAGAAAGGTGGATGTGTATGGCCTGACCCAGACACTGGATTATATACTGGATTATCTCTATTTTCTAAAACCTGTGCGCCATGATGTTTCAATGTATGAGTCGTTTTATATAGGTGACCTTGAATTCACTCTTTTTGAGGTTAATCATCCTCCCATGAAAAATGTTGCCGGTGTTATGATCTGTGAAGGAACCAGAAAGGTGGTCATTACAGGGGATACATGCAAAGATATTCCTCACAGGAGCATGTCTCTTATCAGAAACGCTGATCTTCTTATTGCAGATGCCATTGTTCCTTCGGGTTTTAATGTAACAAAACACATGAATTCACAGCAGGCTCTAAGATTTGCACAAGATACTGGAGCAAAGGATGTGGTATTGATCCATCTGAGCCATTATTTCAGACCCCATGATGAGGAGGCAGAGAATCTGCCCCTGGGATATGATGGGATGGAGATAGAGGTCTTATGA